The Chloroflexota bacterium genome segment GCCGTCGCCGTCGTACACAAACGTCGTCGTCACCCCGCCGGTGATTACTGAACTCAGCCGGTTCTCGGCGTCGAAGTCTTGGGTGAAGGTTGTGCCATTCTCAACGCGTTTCACCATGTTCCCGTTCTTGTCGTAGCAGTACGTGTCCGCGCCAGCAGACGTGACGGCGTGCGGCTTGGTCAGTGCGCCTGCGGAGCAGATGTTGTAGGCGAGGCCGATGAACAAAGAGCACGGATTGCCAGAATTAGCGGATTCCGATCCGTCCATTCCGAAAATCCGTGCTGTTCACACAAAATAAACACGGCTTGCCTGGTTGAACTCGGACAAGCCGTGTTCTCTTTACTCTTACGATATCTGATTTTCGGGGCCGCTACCGTCTCGCCGCTCTGGCCCGCATTGCCGCCGGGGTACTTCATCCATAGCAGGCGGCTGAAGGTGTCGTTGTAGGCACTGCGCGTCTTGTCAGTTATAACGAATGGATTAACGTTTGAAATGCAGTTGATAACCTAGCGTTTACTTCCTCTTTCTCGAGAAAAATGTGATAAGCCATGCAGTGAAGGGATCTAATTGATCTATAGGTTCATTTCTGCTCAAGCGTTTTTTTTGTACGCGCCAACTCCTCGCGTACTCTAGAGCAGAGGAAAAAGAAGTAACCACAACCCCAACAACTACAACTAAGAGCCATATAGGAAATGGATCGCCCGGACGCGGCGGAAATGCAAAAGCTGTATATATAGCTATTACAAGGAATACTATTGCCAGGCCAAGAATATATGCAAGCCATCGTTTGTACCCTCTGGAATTCTTATCCATAAAGGCTCCTTTTTATTTGGATAACCCAAACCGCAATGGCATGATTAATGCCCATTCCCTTCCTGAAGATCCGCCCTGGTTTCTAGCTGAGTCGTAGGCGAGAGTCACAGTATTTATAGCGGTATCTGTGATTGGATCATGCGCTACAGTTCCAGCCACACTTGTGATCGTACTCATAACTGTATCTTGCCCAACGACCACGAGCAAAGCTCGGCTATTCGGATCATAACTCAAGCCAGTACGTCCACCTGTAATGTCGCTTAAGATTGCAAAGCCGGTTGATACCCAGCTTATACCAGCTTCAAAAATCTGTAAGTCTTCGTGCACAAGAGCCGCGGCTGGTACACAACCAAGTTCAGTAAAAAGAGCACACGCCGCCAAATCAGCGATAGGATTAGCTATTCCTACAGCGAATGCTACTTGATCCACAGAGGTGGACATATCACTAAAAAACTGAGATGCATCCTGACGAGTCCATCCCCCATTCAATGGGGTGTCTGGCGGTGGAGCAATACATGCACCCGACCCTCCACAAGGCTCATTATTTGCAACATCAGGCGGATTAGAAGGCGTACAACACGGGCTGTTATTCGTTGGCACCGGCAAGCCTGCATCGAGGTTAGTTCCAGGAATCCCAGTGCTTCCACTCGGTGGAGGTGTATTATCCACACCAGCATCCGGCACGGGTTGATTGCCGTTATTACCACTTCCAGTACCAGCTCCGCCGCTTGTTCCGGTATTGCCTGTGCCATTGCTACCAGTTCCACTGCCACCACTTGTCGGG includes the following:
- a CDS encoding RHS repeat-associated core domain-containing protein, whose product is MSVGLGGIYSYGARFYSPRLGRFLSADTIVPNFADPQSLNRFTYVRNNPLKYIDPTGHGSVCGSAYSDPECPTSGGSGTGSNGTGNTGTSGGAGTGSGNNGNQPVPDAGVDNTPPPSGSTGIPGTNLDAGLPVPTNNSPCCTPSNPPDVANNEPCGGSGACIAPPPDTPLNGGWTRQDASQFFSDMSTSVDQVAFAVGIANPIADLAACALFTELGCVPAAALVHEDLQIFEAGISWVSTGFAILSDITGGRTGLSYDPNSRALLVVVGQDTVMSTITSVAGTVAHDPITDTAINTVTLAYDSARNQGGSSGREWALIMPLRFGLSK